The stretch of DNA catttaattAGCATTTGTTTGTTAagtaagggataataccctatgaatgaGTCAGTTATTAAGAAATTATTTCCTCAAAACTGTctcgttcatagggtattatttTGCTTGTACCAAGGCTAGttcagttatttttcagtgccatagtataaaaatatttcattaacaTTTAAGTTTGTTAGTAAGTTTCAAGTGACAGTCCCGTTATTAAGTGTTCTCCATTATCTACAGGTTTAGAAACTTATAGAAATTGCATCTCAGGTcatgtttttaataaattaatagtaATAAAACTGCTCTGCTCTGGATACTCTTTTATAAAACTGTGGCTTTGGTCCAGTACTCTACTATTACAATTCAAAGGCCTGTGAGTTGTGAGTTTAGGTGGGTGTATAATATATGTCTACTGGCCCTGAATAACCTTTGCAATCCGCAGGTGGGCGGTCTGCCTGGTCGCTGCCATCTCCACAGTTATCGATTCCATGATCATCGCACACCAGACTCGCAGGAATGCACTTCCCATTTTCACAAGTGAAATACGGTTTACTCctgcattctgattggttgaaccCTGAGGGGGTAAGAATGGGAGAGAAAATAATATATCAAGCAAAACCTGGTGGTCTATAATGgctaaaattaaaaatataggTGACACTCCTAACATtagactacactacattactgagcaacacacaaaaaatgtaaatgtatcagTTCTATTATTAGGCCACTAATGCCGTATAATGACagaatacagtaaatacaccAAGTGAAAATGGTTCTGCACAAAATGGATTCAAACAAACGTACCCCCCGTTACGTTAATTCTACAGCAGTTATCACACAACATGCTAAATGTTAAACTCCACAGTGAAAAAAACAGGGTGAGAAAACCCCAGTCCCTCACCCAGCCTAAAAGATGTAAAATGGCCCATGAAGTCCACCCTGGGCTGGGTACCTCTGGTCATCAGCCGCAGGGTGAGATAGTTTCCTGTGGACAGGATGGGCCTGGGAATGCTCTTCCCGCACAGCGACGGCCCAAGCAGAGGGGCCGTCTTGTCCTTTCCGTCGTAGAACTGGATGAAAGACCCGGCGTGGCAGGGGTCCCCAGCCCCCTGCCAGTATCCGGGCGTGGGATCCAGATGGATCCCAGGTTTCGGGGGGTCCGGCAGGGAGAGGTTCCGCCAGGCATCCGGGGACATCGGGGCGGGGCTCAGCAGGGGCTGGCTGAGGGGGGTCACCCTCAGCAGGCTGTACACCAGGAAGAAGCGGAAATGGAACTGCACCTTGTCCCTGGGGGTGGCCGCCTGCATCGTGAGGTGGCAGTCCGTCCCTATGGTGACAAAGTAGTACTTGCGGGTATCCCGGTGGGAGTTGACGATCATGCCGTCGTCTCGGACGGTCTGGCCGCAGAAGTCTACAAGGTTGACTGAGAGGAACACAGTGCTGATGAGGTGATTggagaaaactttttttttttatgtggatACTTATGGGTACATCACTAAGCGCATCTTTACAGCCACATGGTATCCTCTTTATTGTTTCTCATCAACCTTCATGAATCTAAAAagcattttctgtaaattaagAGCATTTTGTTGATGCTTTATTATTCCCAAATTATAACTAcagatatttgtgtttttaagaaAAGCTCagaatgtgttaatgtgagCTTGTTGCCTTTTCTCCAGCATGCCCCCATTTGGGCTCCTACCAAATAATAGGAAGATTTATGCCCCCTTGAACATTTATTAGCTCCGTTTCCCAGGGTGACCTGCAAATCCCTTAGTGCAGCCTTGTTGGCGTGTCCAAAGAAAACCTGTATTTGGTGGAAGCTATCCATCCTTCAAACATTCAGCAAACATGTTTCGGTGTTTTCCGAAATTTGGACAACACAAGAACATGGCGCCCCACGATAAACGGGATTACTGAATAGCACCGTGCCGAATCAGGAATGGATCCAGAGTCCAGTAAATACGCCCGATACAGAAACCGAGTTAGATAGGAGAACTACGgcagaaaaggaaaagaatgcGCCTTTGAAGGGCAAAGAAACTGCACATAGATCTTGGTGTTGTTTTGTTGTCAATGAGTCACTCTAAGCCAACATCCAATCCGCGCCACGCAAGAACCTCCGGAGATTCCATGGGAACACGATTAGAAGCAACATTTAACACTCACCGACC from Conger conger chromosome 14, fConCon1.1, whole genome shotgun sequence encodes:
- the ldlrad2 gene encoding low-density lipoprotein receptor class A domain-containing protein 2 gives rise to the protein MANARKNLQKHSKLFVLLNFMTLTSNAIETVNLVDFCGQTVRDDGMIVNSHRDTRKYYFVTIGTDCHLTMQAATPRDKVQFHFRFFLVYSLLRVTPLSQPLLSPGAGDPCHAGSFIQFYDGKDKTAPLLGPSLCGKSIPRPILSTGNYLTLRLMTRGTQPRVDFMGHFTSFRLGFNQSECRSKPYFTCENGKCIPASLVCDDHGIDNCGDGSDQADRPPADCKGQSSTARARHPRVTPPSPILNPPTLSRSTNSCGTPDRPDFVPDSQNYISLLGLYILLGVLAGMLVLCWCCWSPGWFLWRVSVCRFLPCCNSACASCQFCTRSCSRPGKEPRPGKVTPQGTNTATPMAV